In Hymenobacter gelipurpurascens, one DNA window encodes the following:
- a CDS encoding SDR family oxidoreductase: protein MDLSGKVAIITGVSKGIGRATAEALLAKGALVAGWGRTAPEGLEHERFQFFECDVRDEVAVKEAYTNTQRELGQEIHVLVNNAGLGHFGPVDGFSSDDWHEMFDTNVHGLFYCTKAALPQMKKQQLGHIINVASLAATAGSANLAGYCATKYAVRGFSDALFKEVRPAGVRVTCVMPGSVETNFNGATPGQEPDPHQMQPEDIAATIVHALEAPQTTMISEIQMRPTQPK, encoded by the coding sequence ATGGACTTAAGCGGCAAGGTAGCCATTATCACAGGCGTCAGCAAAGGAATTGGGCGGGCTACCGCCGAGGCATTGCTGGCAAAAGGTGCCCTAGTGGCTGGTTGGGGCCGTACGGCGCCCGAAGGGTTGGAGCACGAGCGTTTCCAGTTTTTCGAGTGCGATGTGCGCGATGAAGTGGCCGTGAAAGAGGCCTATACCAACACCCAGCGCGAGCTAGGTCAGGAAATACATGTGCTGGTGAACAATGCCGGCCTAGGCCACTTCGGCCCAGTGGACGGCTTCTCTTCCGATGACTGGCACGAGATGTTTGATACCAACGTGCATGGGCTATTCTATTGCACCAAGGCGGCGCTGCCCCAGATGAAAAAGCAGCAGCTAGGCCACATCATCAATGTGGCTTCTCTGGCCGCCACTGCAGGCTCTGCTAACCTAGCGGGCTACTGTGCTACTAAGTACGCTGTGCGCGGCTTCTCCGATGCGCTATTTAAGGAAGTGCGCCCCGCCGGCGTGCGCGTGACATGCGTGATGCCTGGCTCCGTGGAAACGAACTTCAATGGCGCCACGCCCGGCCAAGAGCCTGATCCGCACCAGATGCAGCCCGAGGATATTGCTGCTACTATTGTGCACGCTCTGGAAGCTCCGCAAACGACGATGATTTCAGAAATACAGATGCGGCCCACGCAGCCTAAGTAG
- the gldG gene encoding gliding motility-associated ABC transporter substrate-binding protein GldG yields the protein MASSAPVASVSTTRKRRDLTRFGLALLGLLLLNFLGGLYFFRLDMTEEKRYTMSGATKQLLENLKQPVTVTVYLDGDFPPAFRRLQQSVRETLNEMQVYGGSNLHYVFVDPSAAGTEKARNEYYATLLKKGLQPTNLGANENGKRVEKIIFPWATVASGGKEQQVLLLRGNQAAPSDVRLNQSIEGLEYELASAIRKLSPGNRKRIGVLEGHGELSNAEAGDLIGSLQQFYDVFRVNLNKARPQDLQTLSAIIVAKPATAYSEPEKFKLDKFITQGGNALFFVDAMRVNLDSANRGGMLSFPMQLNLEDLLFKYGVRINPDLILDLNSGVVPMVTGLEGEKPKVEPMPWQFYPLINNLSQHPITRNLDAVYTKFVSSMDTVKAVGIRKTPLLFTSRYTRVLPSPVPINLNDARLEPNQKLYKQKFQPVGYLLEGQFRSLYANRAEPCTNQFQPEASPQAKPSKVLVLSDGDFVRSELDPKTGQPFRLGFDRLANTEFANRELVLNAVDYMLDESGLISVRSKQITLRPLDKLRVVEERRRWQLLNLVAPLVLLGLFGAVRAWRRKRRYASFS from the coding sequence ATGGCTTCATCTGCTCCTGTTGCTTCTGTTTCTACCACGCGCAAACGCCGCGACCTGACGCGCTTCGGTCTGGCGCTGCTAGGCCTGTTGCTGCTCAACTTCCTGGGTGGCCTTTACTTCTTCCGGCTGGATATGACGGAGGAAAAGCGCTATACCATGTCGGGCGCCACGAAGCAGCTGCTGGAGAACCTGAAGCAGCCCGTCACCGTGACGGTGTACCTCGACGGCGACTTCCCGCCGGCCTTTCGCCGCCTGCAGCAATCCGTGCGCGAAACCCTGAACGAAATGCAGGTGTACGGCGGCTCCAACCTGCACTATGTGTTTGTGGACCCCTCGGCGGCCGGCACCGAAAAGGCCCGCAACGAGTACTACGCCACACTGCTCAAGAAGGGCCTGCAGCCAACTAACCTGGGCGCCAACGAGAACGGGAAGCGCGTCGAGAAAATCATTTTTCCGTGGGCTACGGTCGCTTCCGGCGGCAAAGAGCAACAAGTGCTTCTGCTGCGCGGCAACCAGGCCGCCCCTTCCGATGTGCGGCTCAACCAAAGCATTGAAGGCCTAGAATATGAGCTGGCTAGTGCTATCCGCAAGCTGAGCCCCGGGAATCGGAAGCGCATTGGCGTGCTCGAAGGCCACGGCGAACTAAGCAATGCCGAAGCCGGCGACCTGATCGGCTCCCTACAGCAGTTCTATGATGTTTTTCGGGTGAACCTGAATAAGGCGCGCCCCCAGGATCTGCAAACGCTCAGTGCCATCATTGTGGCTAAGCCCGCCACCGCTTATTCTGAGCCGGAGAAATTCAAACTGGATAAATTTATCACGCAGGGCGGCAACGCCCTGTTCTTCGTGGATGCCATGCGCGTGAACCTGGATAGCGCCAACCGCGGCGGCATGCTCTCCTTCCCGATGCAGCTGAACCTGGAGGACCTGCTGTTCAAGTACGGCGTGCGCATCAACCCCGACCTGATTCTGGACCTCAACTCCGGCGTAGTACCCATGGTGACTGGCCTAGAGGGCGAAAAGCCCAAGGTAGAGCCTATGCCCTGGCAGTTCTATCCGCTCATCAACAACCTCAGCCAGCACCCCATCACCCGCAACCTCGATGCGGTGTACACCAAGTTTGTGAGCAGCATGGACACCGTGAAAGCCGTGGGCATCCGTAAAACGCCGCTGCTGTTCACCTCACGCTATACCCGCGTGCTGCCCTCACCAGTGCCCATCAACCTGAACGATGCCCGCCTGGAGCCTAATCAGAAGCTCTACAAGCAGAAGTTTCAGCCGGTGGGGTATTTGCTGGAAGGCCAGTTCCGGTCGCTTTACGCTAACCGTGCCGAGCCCTGTACCAACCAGTTTCAGCCCGAAGCTTCCCCGCAGGCCAAGCCTTCCAAAGTGCTGGTGCTCTCCGATGGGGACTTCGTGCGCAGCGAGCTGGACCCCAAAACCGGGCAGCCCTTCCGCCTCGGCTTCGACCGCCTCGCTAACACCGAATTTGCTAACCGTGAGCTGGTGTTGAATGCCGTGGATTATATGCTGGACGAAAGCGGACTCATCTCGGTACGCAGCAAGCAAATCACGCTGCGCCCTCTGGATAAGCTTCGGGTTGTGGAGGAGCGCCGCCGCTGGCAACTGCTGAACTTAGTGGCACCGCTGGTGCTGCTAGGCCTGTTCGGGGCGGTACGGGCGTGGCGTCGGAAGCGGCGCTATGCGTCGTTTAGCTAA
- the dnaN gene encoding DNA polymerase III subunit beta — translation MKFIVSSSALLKQLQSINGVVTNNPVVPILENFLFEIEEGKLMITASDLETSMMTELPVEARESGRIAAPARILLDTLKNLPDQPVTFTLDEETYTIEIASSNGRYKLAGENATDFPRVPVVKGSTPIDIPSTSLSRAINKTIFAVSTDELRPAMTGILVQLADNQVTFVATDGHRLLRYRRSDVGAGQTANIIIPRKAFNLLKGALPSEATTVRVEFNNSNAFFSFNQMRLVCRLIDERYPDYENVIPVSNPNKLIISRQELLNSVKRISIYSNKTTHQVRLRLAGSELTVSAEDLDFSNEANEKLACQYDGEDMEIGFNAKFLTEMLSNIDSEEITLELSTPNRAGLLMPTTPDDNESILMLVMPVMLNNYV, via the coding sequence ATGAAGTTCATCGTTTCGTCTTCCGCTCTGCTCAAGCAGCTCCAGAGCATCAATGGCGTGGTCACGAATAACCCCGTGGTACCGATTCTGGAGAACTTTCTCTTTGAGATAGAAGAGGGCAAGCTGATGATTACGGCCTCCGATCTGGAGACCAGCATGATGACCGAGCTGCCCGTAGAAGCCCGCGAAAGCGGCCGCATTGCCGCGCCCGCCCGCATCCTGCTCGATACTCTCAAAAACCTGCCCGACCAGCCCGTGACTTTCACGCTGGATGAGGAGACGTATACCATTGAAATTGCCAGCTCCAACGGCCGCTACAAGCTGGCCGGCGAGAATGCCACCGATTTCCCCCGCGTGCCGGTAGTGAAGGGCTCGACGCCCATTGATATTCCCTCCACGTCGCTGTCGCGCGCCATCAACAAGACCATCTTCGCGGTGAGCACCGACGAGCTGCGCCCCGCCATGACGGGAATATTGGTGCAGCTAGCCGACAACCAGGTAACCTTCGTGGCCACCGATGGCCACCGCCTGCTGCGCTACCGCCGCTCCGACGTAGGCGCTGGCCAGACGGCTAACATCATCATTCCGCGCAAAGCCTTCAATCTGCTGAAAGGCGCGTTGCCCTCCGAGGCCACTACGGTGCGTGTAGAGTTTAACAACTCCAATGCTTTCTTCAGCTTCAACCAGATGCGCCTCGTGTGCCGCCTGATTGATGAGCGCTACCCCGACTACGAAAACGTAATTCCGGTTAGCAACCCCAACAAGCTCATCATCAGCCGCCAGGAACTGCTGAACTCGGTGAAGCGCATCAGCATCTACTCCAACAAGACCACCCACCAGGTGCGTCTGCGCCTCGCTGGCTCGGAGCTGACGGTTTCAGCCGAAGACCTCGACTTCTCGAACGAAGCCAACGAGAAGCTGGCCTGCCAGTACGATGGCGAGGACATGGAAATCGGCTTCAACGCCAAGTTCCTGACCGAAATGCTGTCGAACATCGACTCTGAGGAAATTACGTTGGAGCTAAGCACGCCAAACCGCGCCGGCCTGCTCATGCCCACCACTCCGGATGACAACGAAAGCATCCTGATGCTGGTGATGCCCGTGATGCTGAACAACTACGTTTAA
- the gldF gene encoding gliding motility-associated ABC transporter permease subunit GldF yields the protein MYAILRKEFNAFLSSPVAYVVIGVFLVATGLFVWVFPDSSVLDYGYADLQTLFNMAPWIFLFLIPAITMRTFAEEKKAGTIELLLTRPLTDTQIIGGKYLACLLLALLALVPTLLYYYSVYQLGAPKGNIDSAATVGSYLGLALLAAVFAAIGVFASAITRDQIIAFLVAVVGCFLVYSGFDSLASVFDGSVAYYIGQLGIAAHYRDLSKGLIDSRDLLYFLSLIVGLLLGTRLVLQSRNW from the coding sequence ATGTACGCCATACTTCGCAAAGAATTCAATGCTTTCCTGAGCTCCCCAGTAGCCTACGTGGTCATTGGCGTGTTTTTGGTGGCCACCGGCCTGTTCGTGTGGGTGTTTCCCGATAGTAGCGTGCTCGATTACGGCTACGCCGATCTGCAGACGCTCTTCAACATGGCCCCCTGGATCTTCCTGTTCCTGATTCCGGCCATCACCATGCGCACCTTCGCCGAGGAGAAGAAGGCCGGTACTATTGAGCTACTGCTAACCCGCCCGCTCACCGATACTCAGATAATAGGAGGGAAGTACCTGGCGTGCCTGCTGTTGGCGCTTTTGGCGCTGGTTCCGACGTTGTTGTACTACTACTCAGTGTACCAGCTGGGCGCGCCCAAAGGCAACATCGACTCAGCTGCTACGGTGGGCTCTTACCTGGGGCTGGCACTGCTGGCGGCGGTTTTTGCCGCTATTGGCGTCTTCGCCAGTGCCATCACCCGCGACCAAATCATTGCTTTTCTAGTGGCGGTGGTTGGCTGCTTTTTGGTGTATTCGGGCTTCGATTCGCTGGCCTCGGTATTTGATGGTTCGGTGGCCTACTACATCGGCCAGCTCGGTATTGCGGCCCACTACCGCGACCTGAGCAAGGGCCTCATCGACTCCCGCGACTTGCTGTATTTCTTAAGCCTGATTGTAGGTCTGTTGCTGGGCACGCGCCTGGTGTTGCAAAGCCGCAACTGGTAA
- the gldA gene encoding gliding motility-associated ABC transporter ATP-binding subunit GldA, which translates to MVEVQQLTKTFGTQVAVNNISFTAGKGEILGFLGPNGAGKSTTMKIATGYLPPTAGTVVVEGYDVLAAPLEVRRRVGYLPEHNPLYLDMYVHEYLEFIGSVHGLKGNHLQQRVRQMVDRVGLGREQNKQIGALSKGYRQRVGLAQALIHDPGVLILDEPTTGLDPNQIGEIRTLIRELGQDKTVIFSTHILPEVAALCSRAVIINRGQLVADSPVSELGAKAAGETIIRAEFEQPVDTTPLLALPGINQVEQEAGNTYRIRAAAGSDQRGAISRLAAQQGWVLLGLRQEEQSLEQVFQALTK; encoded by the coding sequence ATGGTAGAAGTTCAACAGCTGACGAAAACCTTCGGCACGCAAGTGGCCGTCAACAACATCAGCTTTACGGCCGGTAAAGGCGAAATCCTGGGGTTTCTGGGGCCCAATGGGGCAGGCAAGTCCACGACTATGAAGATTGCCACCGGCTACCTGCCGCCCACCGCCGGGACCGTGGTAGTGGAAGGCTACGATGTGCTGGCGGCTCCCCTAGAAGTGCGCCGGCGCGTGGGCTATCTGCCGGAGCACAACCCGCTCTACCTGGATATGTACGTGCATGAGTATCTGGAATTCATTGGCTCCGTGCACGGACTGAAAGGCAACCATTTACAGCAACGCGTGCGCCAAATGGTTGACCGCGTAGGCCTGGGCCGGGAGCAGAACAAGCAAATCGGGGCGTTATCGAAAGGCTACCGTCAGCGCGTAGGCCTGGCTCAGGCGCTTATCCACGACCCTGGCGTGCTCATCCTCGATGAGCCCACAACTGGCCTAGACCCCAACCAGATTGGCGAAATCCGGACCCTGATTCGGGAGCTGGGCCAGGATAAGACGGTCATCTTCTCCACGCACATTCTGCCCGAAGTAGCTGCTCTCTGCAGCCGCGCCGTTATCATCAACCGTGGCCAGCTCGTAGCCGATTCACCAGTTTCGGAACTGGGTGCCAAAGCGGCTGGCGAAACCATTATCCGCGCCGAGTTTGAGCAGCCGGTTGACACCACACCGTTGCTCGCTTTGCCCGGCATCAATCAGGTAGAACAAGAGGCTGGTAACACCTACCGCATTCGTGCTGCCGCTGGTTCTGATCAGCGCGGCGCTATTTCGCGCTTAGCCGCGCAGCAGGGTTGGGTGCTGCTAGGCCTACGGCAGGAAGAACAGTCGCTGGAGCAGGTGTTCCAGGCTCTGACGAAATAA
- a CDS encoding BLUF domain-containing protein, whose product MPVTALHHLVYQSSATTSLSEKDLEAILTQSRAWNHAHELTGVLLYSNEEIMQVLEGPEEEVRYIFQRIEQDNRHYRVTKLSDGPIQERNFAQWSMGFKAVNPEDFQHLLGYLNPTQDSYLADHSTNTDASLYAMLSTFVTEDEIRF is encoded by the coding sequence ATGCCAGTTACTGCCTTACACCATCTAGTTTATCAGAGCTCTGCTACCACCTCCCTGAGCGAAAAGGATCTGGAAGCAATTCTTACCCAATCGCGCGCCTGGAACCATGCGCATGAACTCACTGGCGTCTTGCTATACAGCAATGAGGAGATTATGCAGGTGCTGGAGGGCCCTGAGGAAGAAGTTCGTTATATATTCCAGCGCATCGAGCAGGACAACCGGCATTACCGCGTCACTAAACTATCCGACGGCCCAATTCAGGAGCGCAATTTCGCCCAATGGTCGATGGGCTTTAAGGCCGTCAATCCCGAAGATTTTCAGCATCTGTTAGGCTATCTTAATCCTACTCAAGACTCCTACCTCGCCGACCATTCCACCAACACGGATGCGTCGCTTTACGCCATGCTGTCAACCTTCGTGACGGAAGACGAAATCAGGTTCTAG